Proteins encoded together in one Osmia lignaria lignaria isolate PbOS001 chromosome 4, iyOsmLign1, whole genome shotgun sequence window:
- the Tis11 gene encoding tis11 zinc finger protein — MSTAVMSTPMFECSEHLFKNAASAKAKEPTSTSASSSPGNGSASNNGGHAPLRRSYTSLVTSLIEQHRKLDRSASEPTSRYKTELCRPFEESGTCKYGDKCQFAHGYSELRNLARHPKYKTELCRTFHTIGFCPYGPRCHFIHNFEEARIHNQKVSAQLGSTQPNIMGLNPLLSAAAAAAAAAAAGGNGCNNTTVNSTANSVTLLEQIAAFPQVAAAAAAATPNLMRTNSLSLCSTTNAYNPPPLLRTNSLSLTTSQHHHHHHHHHHHHQTGSTTVSSVIGATRPKPLNLSPTFSLGSTGDSISPSSSLSQSPTNSLASFFSDDCSQQPSVTSLPTTPFSFGQDFGLLATRQSPSPRTNNVCSPLGSDELAPRTPSPLSPNAESRLPVFNRISSTLCDFDNLKI; from the coding sequence AACGCAGCCTCCGCGAAAGCGAAGGAGCCCACCTCGACGTCAGCGTCAAGCAGCCCGGGAAACGGCTCGGCCAGTAACAATGGCGGACACGCGCCCCTTCGTCGCAGCTATACTTCCCTGGTAACCAGTCTGATCGAACAGCATCGTAAACTAGATCGTAGCGCGAGTGAACCAACGTCTCGCTATAAAACCGAGCTGTGCAGGCCATTCGAGGAAAGCGGTACCTGCAAATATGGCGATAAGTGCCAGTTCGCTCACGGCTACAGCGAACTGCGCAATCTTGCCCGTCATCCGAAATACAAGACCGAACTGTGCCGCACCTTCCACACGATCGGCTTCTGCCCGTACGGGCCACGCTGCCATTTTATCCACAATTTCGAGGAGGCGCGAATTCATAACCAAAAGGTTAGCGCGCAATTGGGATCCACGCAGCCGAACATAATGGGTCTGAACCCTCTGTTGAGCGCAGCGGCAGCAGCGGCAGCCGCCGCGGCCGCAGGTGGAAACGGCTGCAACAATACCACCGTTAACTCCACCGCCAACAGTGTCACCCTGCTCGAACAGATCGCGGCCTTTCCGCAAGTGGCGGCCGCCGCGGCAGCAGCGACGCCGAACCTCATGAGAACAAACTCGTTGAGCCTGTGCAGCACCACAAATGCCTACAACCCGCCGCCATTGCTCAGAACGAACTCGTTGAGCTTGACTACCAGTcagcaccaccaccaccaccatcaccaccaccatcatcatcagACTGGTTCCACGACTGTCAGCTCGGTTATCGGCGCGACCAGACCGAAGCCGTTGAATCTCAGCCCGACCTTCTCTCTCGGCAGCACCGGAGACTCGATCTCGCCATCATCGAGCCTCAGTCAATCGCCGACCAACTCGTTGGCCAGCTTCTTCAGCGACGACTGCAGCCAACAACCGTCCGTGACTAGTCTACCCACCACACCGTTCAGCTTCGGCCAGGATTTCGGGCTTCTCGCGACGAGGCAGAGCCCCAGCCCACGGACCAACAACGTTTGCAGTCCACTCGGCTCGGACGAGCTCGCGCCGAGGACGCCGTCCCCGTTGTCACCGAACGCCGAGTCCAGATTGCCCGTCTTCAACAGGATCAGCAGCACCCTCTGCGACTTCGACAACCTGAAGATCTAA